A part of Candidatus Spechtbacterales bacterium genomic DNA contains:
- a CDS encoding RNA-binding protein, with protein MAKKLFVGGLPYQTTEEELAEAFGQAGEVESAVIIKDKFSGRSKGFGFVEMKDDEGAQAAEEMWSGKDFEGRSLTVNEARPMERRE; from the coding sequence ATGGCTAAGAAATTATTTGTAGGAGGACTACCTTATCAGACCACTGAAGAGGAACTTGCCGAGGCTTTTGGCCAGGCAGGTGAAGTAGAATCAGCAGTGATCATTAAGGACAAGTTTTCCGGTCGTTCAAAGGGCTTTGGGTTTGTGGAAATGAAAGACGATGAAGGAGCACAAGCTGCAGAGGAAATGTGGAGCGGAAAAGACTTCGAAGGACGAAGTCTTACCGTGAACGAAGCTCGACCAATGGAAAGGAGAGAATAA